Proteins found in one Candidatus Binatia bacterium genomic segment:
- a CDS encoding nitroreductase/quinone reductase family protein yields MKLKNESVFVGELTTVGRSSGIPRTVELRMVYLDGKFYAASSNLEGKHWCRNMIENSNVTVKAEGEKFSCQARQVADEKLRVRVLKLRDATPLSERMVFEMAPAG; encoded by the coding sequence ATGAAATTAAAAAACGAATCCGTCTTCGTCGGCGAGCTAACGACGGTCGGCCGGAGCAGCGGTATTCCGCGCACGGTCGAGCTGAGGATGGTTTATCTCGACGGAAAATTCTACGCCGCGTCGAGCAACCTCGAGGGCAAGCACTGGTGCCGGAACATGATCGAGAATTCCAACGTAACCGTAAAAGCGGAAGGCGAGAAATTTTCCTGTCAGGCGCGGCAAGTCGCGGATGAAAAGCTACGCGTGCGCGTCCTCAAGCTACGCGACGCGACGCCGCTGTCGGAGCGCATGGTCTTCGAGATGGCGCCGGCCGGTTGA